The following proteins come from a genomic window of Amaranthus tricolor cultivar Red isolate AtriRed21 chromosome 14, ASM2621246v1, whole genome shotgun sequence:
- the LOC130800428 gene encoding uncharacterized protein LOC130800428 yields MEVEVQKSMVADTENTPSIQNPTQNQNQSESPSNSQGSSTHPSLSPPLPSQPSKKEVIPKEEFAVMDNDGPALPDKKPQFAGNTVRCFTENEILKYDKYEANYASYLREKYFSDKDINGGSIFDLAVTIDNETIKSSRLSPTRTYADPARGFDERSNGLASRVVDMSPNCTNGDVNPQKNSSSS; encoded by the exons ATGGAGGTTGAAGTACAAAAATCCATGGTAGCAGATACTGAAAACACACCATCAATTCAAAATCCCACCCAGAACCAGAATCAATCCGAGTCTCCATCTAATTCACAAGGATCTTCCACTCATCCTTCTTTATCTCCTCCTCTACCTTCTCAACCATCCAAG AAAGAAGTAATACCAAAAGAAGAATTTGCAGTTATGGATAATGATGGGCCTGCTTTGCCGGACAAGAAGCCTCAGTTTGCTGGCAACACCGTCCG GTGCTTTACGGAAAATGAAATCTTGAAGTATGACAAGTATGAAGCGAATTATGCTAGTTATTTGAGAGAAAAATACTTCTCCGACAAGGATATAAATGGAG GGAGCATATTTGATCTTGCAGTCACTATAGACAATGAAACCATAAAATCAAGCAG ATTGTCGCCTACTCGAACATACGCAGATCCTGCTCGAGGTTTTGATGAGCGTAGCAACGGTTTGGCTTCCAGGGTTGTCGATATGTCTCCAAATTGCACAAATGGGGATGTAAATCCTCAAAAGAATAGCAGCTCATCTTAA
- the LOC130800429 gene encoding pentatricopeptide repeat-containing protein At1g18485: protein MLLVPSFSCHPPFSFYSINNQPYINNHNLHPIKYPEVSLSISSPKPLQSPQILNPKISFSQYVNNLCYSQNLTQVLSIIKEQLPNSCHHSTQLAEAVSLLVQSCGQQNNIEIGREIHEIISTHYSNDLVLYTRLITMYSLCGSPVDSRLVFDQLKDKNLFLWNAVISSYTKNELYDDSILMFCELISGSGLKPDNFTFPCVIKSCALGSMFDLGVTIHGLVVKLGLVMDVFVGNALIMMYGKYELVDDAVKVFEIMPERNLVSWNSLIRVHSENGYYRESISVFVRMLGKECCSVPDVAMIVTVLPCCAEENNVGMGMIVHGIAVKTGLTREVTVNNALIDMYAKCKLSFLAEILFEKIEKKNTVSWNSILWSFSKKGDVLKTHDLLRKMYLQEDETKINEVTILNVLPAFSHTSQLMSLKELHGHSLKHGFLLNELVANAFIVAYGKCESLSIAERVFRDMDTRTLNSWNAIIDVYVQHDDPRRALNLYLEMRSSGLHPDGFTLSSLLLACSENGFLPSGKEIHCFVLRNGIETDPFISVSLLSFYFRCHKPHLARVLFDRIANKNRVSWNAMISGYAQIGCPEQALNIFHCMLEQGTQPDEITITSLIGACSQLSCLRPAKEIHCFALKANLREDLYINSSILDMYAKCGCIELSRRFFDSLNNKNLTSWTAMISGYAVHGRIDEALLLFEQMRVQGLEPDHFTFVSILMACSHAGLVEEGLKYFYHMPILYGINPRLEHYTCVVDMLARAGRLDDALALVEDMPMEADAKIWSSLVSSCRTHNDLVLGRIAAEKLLRLEPNRAENYVLVSNLLSQSGKWDDARNIRKKVKEKGLKKNAGCSWLEIEGKIYNFVAGDQMLSRSDETREMWIGLENKIRKYGYIPDTSSVLHDIGEEEKLNVLRGHSEKLAVSFGLLKTGKGMTVRVFKNLRICNDCHNALKLVSKVVRREIVVRDNKRFHHFKNGFCSCGDYW from the coding sequence ATGTTATTAGTACCTTCATTTTCATGTCATCCTCCATTTTCCTTTTACTCAATCAACAATCAACCTTACATAAACAATCATAATCTTCACCCAATCAAATACCCTGAAGTATCTCTTTCTATCTCCTCTCCAAAACCCctccaaagcccacaaattttGAACCCGAAAATCTCCTTTTCCCAATATGTCAACAATCTCTGCTACTCCCAAAACCTCACTCAAGTATTGTCTATAATCAAAGAACAATTACCTAATTCATGTCATCATTCAACCCAATTAGCTGAGGCTGTTAGTTTGTTGGTACAATCATGTGGGCAGCAAAACAATATTGAAATTGGTAGAGAAATTCATGAGATTATCTCAACCCATTATAGTAATGATCTTGTTCTTTATACCCGTTTGATTACAATGTACTCATTATGTGGGTCTCCTGTGGACTCTCGTTTGGTTTTTGATCAGTTGAAAGATAAGAACTTGTTTTTATGGAATGCAGTGATTAGTTCTTACACAAAAAATGAACTTTATGATGATTCAATATTGATGTTCTGTGAGTTAATTTCAGGGTCAGGGTTGAAACCTGATAACTTTACTTTTCCTTGTGTTATTAAGTCATGTGCTTTGGGTTCAATGTTTGATCTTGGAGTGACAATTCATGGGTTGGTGGTGAAATTGGGATTGGTTATGGATGTTTTTGTGGGCAATGCTTTGATTATGATGTATGGGAAATATGAGTTAGTTGATGATGCAGTTAAGGTGTTTGAGATAATGCCTGAGAGAAATTTGGTTTCCTGGAATTCATTGATTCGAGTGCATTCGGAAAATGGGTATTATAGGGAGAGTATTAGTGTATTTGTGAGGATGCTTGGAAAGGAATGCTGCTCGGTACCGGATGTAGCGATGATTGTGACAGTATTGCCTTGTTGTGCAGAGGAAAACAATGTTGGAATGGGAATGATTGTACATGGTATAGCTGTAAAAACGGGTCTTACTCGTGAAGTAACAGTGAATAATGCTCTTATCGACATGTATGCGAAATGTAAGCTTTCATTTCTTGCTGAAATCCTCTTCGAAAAGATCGAAAAGAAAAACACGGTTTCTTGGAATTCTATTTTATGGAGTTTTTCCAAAAAGGGTGATGTTTTAAAGACACATGATCTACTTAGGAAAATGTACTTGCAAGAAGATGAAACTAAGATCAATGAGGTTACTATTTTAAATGTGTTACCGGCTTTCTCCCATACGTCGCAGCTAATGAGCTTAAAGGAACTTCATGGTCACTCATTAAAACATGGATTTCTCCTTAATGAATTGGTTGCCAATGCTTTCATTGTTGCCTACGGAAAATGTGAGTCGCTAAGTATTGCAGAACGTGTATTTCGTGACATGGACACTAGGACCCTGAACTCTTGGAACGCGATAATAGATGTTTATGTACAACATGATGATCCAAGAAGAGCTTTAAACTTATACCTTGAAATGAGATCTTCAGGCTTACATCCTGATGGGTTTACCTTAAGTAGTCTGCTGTTAGCCTGTTCTGAAAATGGTTTCCTTCCATCTGGGAAAGAGATCCATTGCTTTGTGCTACGAAATGGAATAGAAACTGATCCATTTATAAGTGTTTCTCTACTTTCTTTTTACTTCCGGTGCCATAAACCTCATCTTGCTAGGGTTTTGTTTGACAGAATAGCGAATAAAAATCGAGTTTCGTGGAATGCTATGATATCTGGATATGCACAGATTGGATGCCCAGAACAAGCCCTAAACATATTCCATTGTATGCTCGAACAAGGAACTCAACCCGATGAGATCACCATTACAAGTCTCATCGGGGCTTGTTCACAGCTATCATGCTTGAGGCCGGCAAAGGAAATCCATTGTTTCGCCTTGAAGGCCAATCTGAGAGAAGATTTGTATATCAACTCTTCCATCCTAGATATGTATGCAAAATGTGGTTGCATAGAACTATCTCGAAGGTTCTTCGACAGCCTAAACAACAAGAACCTGACATCATGGACTGCCATGATTTCAGGATACGCAGTCCATGGGCGTATAGACGAGGCCTTATTACTATTCGAACAGATGCGGGTACAAGGACTAGAGCCCGATCATTTTACATTTGTAAGTATACTTATGGCGTGCAGCCATGCCGGGCTAGTTGAAGAAGGCCTGaaatatttttatcatatgCCCATTTTATACGGGATCAATCCCAGATTGGAGCATTACACTTGTGTTGTAGACATGTTAGCACGTGCTGGACGACTTGATGACGCATTGGCGCTTGTTGAAGACATGCCCATGGAAGCTGATGCTAAAATATGGAGTTCTTTGGTTAGTTCTTGTAGGACACATAATGATCTGGTTCTAGGAAGAATAGCAGCCGAGAAACTTCTTCGACTAGAACCAAACCGAGCAGAAAACTACGTATTAGTATCGAATTTGCTATCTCAATCTGGCAAGTGGGATGATGCGagaaatataaggaaaaaagtAAAGGAAAAAGGTCTTAAGAAAAATGCAGGGTGTAGTTGGTTAGAAATAGAGGGAAAGATATATAATTTCGTAGCTGGCGATCAAATGCTTTCGAGATCAGATGAGACTCGAGAAATGTGGATCGGGTTAGAGAATAAGATCAGAAAATATGGGTACATTCCTGATACAAGTTCAGTGCTTCATGATATAGGAGAAGAAGAGAAATTGAATGTATTAAGGGGTCATAGTGAAAAGCTTGCAGTATCTTTTGGTTTGTTAAAAACAGGTAAAGGTATGACAGTTAGAGTCTTCAAGAACTTGCGTATATGTAATGATTGTCATAATGCACTTAAATTGGTGTCCAAGGTTGTTAGAAGGGAGATTGTTGTGAGAGATAACAAGAGATTTCACCATTTTAAGAATGGATTTTGTTCTTGTGGAGATTATTGGTAA
- the LOC130800430 gene encoding uncharacterized protein LOC130800430, with protein sequence MGCSFSGLNALYDSVNGGGDVWINENRFKIVRQLGEGGFAYVYLVKEVITDASAATGGFSNKLKDPSFVSDDGTYAMKKVLIQNIEQLELVREEIRVSSLFTHPNLLPLLDHAIIKVKATQDQSWKHEAYLLFPVHLDGTLLDNTTAMSAKKEFFSTAEVLQIFRQLCAGLKHMHNFDPPYAHNDVKPGNVLITHRKGQAPLAILMDFGSARPGRRQIQSRAEALQLQEWASEHCSAPYRAPELWDCPSHCNIDERTDIWSLGCTLYAVMYGVSPFEYALGESGGSLQLAIVNVQIKWPAGPKPPYPEALHQFVTWMLQPQAAVRPRIDDIIVHVDKLISKYSN encoded by the exons ATGGGATGTTCATTTTCAGGGCTAAATGCATTATATGATTCTGTTAATGGTGGTGGAGATGTGTGGATCAATGAAAATAGATTCAAAATCGTACGGCAACTTGGTGAAGGTGGATTTGCTTATGTCTATTTGGTCAAAGAAGTTATCACCGACGCTTCTGCTGCTACTGGCGGTTTTTCTAACAAACTTAAAGACCCTTCCTTTGTTTCAG ATGATGGAACTTATGCTATGAAGAAAGTGTTGATTCAAAACATTGAGCAGCTGGAGTTAGTGAGGGAGGAGATCCGTGTTTCTTCTTTGTTTACTCATCCCAATCTGCTTCCCCTTCTTGATCATGCAATCATCAAAGTCAAG GCCACTCAAGATCAGTCTTGGAAACATGAAGCCTACTTATTATTCCCAGTTCATTTGGATGGAACATTGCTGGACAATACTACAGCTATGAGTGCTAAAAAGGAGTTTTTTTCGACTGCGGAAGTTCTTCAAATATTTCGTCAG CTTTGTGCAGGGTTGAAGCACATGCACAATTTTGATCCTCCATATGCACATAATGATGTCAAACCTGGTAATGTTCTTATCACACACAGAAAAGGACAGGCACCCTTGGCTATATTGATGGATTTCGGAAGTGCTCGCCCTGGTCGAAGGCAAATTCAGTCACGTGCAGAAGCTCTGCAGCTTCAG GAATGGGCATCTGAGCACTGCTCTGCTCCCTATCGTGCTCCTGAGCTGTGGGATTGTCCAAGTCATTGCAATATTGATGAAAGAACTGATATTTGGTCGTTGGGATGCACGCTGTATGCTGTAAT GTATGGTGTCTCCCCTTTTGAGTATGCTTTGGGAGAATCCGGAGGAAGCCTACAATTGGCGATTGTAAACGTCCAGATAAAATGGCCAGCAGGACCAAAACCACCATATCCCGAAGCACTTCACCAGTTTGTGACGTGGATGCTTCAGCCTCAAGCTGCCGTTCGACCTCGCATTGATGACATCATCGTTCACGTCGACAAATTAATATCCAAGTACTCTAACTAG